aacgcgatggtacgatggtgataacgcgattatcatgtgaaatattacattcaTACGCCGTCTCGCTCACGGTTTTAAAGAGCCAAATTtctatgataaaattataatacaatgtcaacTGTTGGTTGAGAAACCGGCAAAGAGACCTTTTCAAGGCTAAATGCTTTTGAATAGGACAatttgtataacactgcagacgtatTTGTCACGCATTAAATTCagtaataaaacctttaaatgatttctgaGAAGCAACTTATAAATGAGCTTTCGCGGTCTCGCTACAATGAATCTTAAAGTTCTTCGATcttttgtcatttaaacaatagtatataaattattcttaacttTCTCATGAAACCAAACTCACCTGAACAGTTCTAATAGTACTTTCGTTATTTAACTGCTGTAACCATGTCAACGACCACAACtaaccaattttttttaaagaaatatagtaTTTTTATCTCCACATTTGTAAGTAACAATAATACATCGTAAACATCGTTTTTATATTACTGATCGAGGAAACAAAAAACATCattgaaaattcatacatttcaatAAATGTATTCCTAGCAAAACTTCAATTTACCCAACCCACATGTTTTAGCCATAGGCTAACAATGAGGTGTCATTATACAAGACAAATGGTATCAAAGTAATGAAAATTGTTGTcgaatttaacaaatcactaaaATCGGTCACTATCATCGAACCTTTAAATAAGACGCATGAAAATGTACAACCATATCCATTTTTTGgctatttttgtgaaaatttcacgatattttcaatattttttcccGATATATATCTCAAGAACTGACAAAAATGGGTTTAAATCAGTGGCAAAATGTGTTCTCTATTGTTTTAGAACATTAGAATAAAAATCCATTCGTATTTCTATAAGATAAGGATCCAAAAGTGAAAATTAgtgtatttctaaaattttggcggccatcttggatttctaaaAACGTACCATGATGCGGCAAATGCACCCACGATTTTCTGAAAGTTGAGATATTCCCCTACACTCTGATGTATAGATTAGCTCTGGACCATTTTTGCACACGAAACACCCCTAGGGACTGGAGtaaaacgacgctcgacaacacgaagcgacattttcctaatgtatcgtatgtcgcgtgtcgcgggtttgggtgagggtcgacgcgcgacaactacaaacgatacacgacacgcgaagtgacactcgacaataggAAGCGAcgttttcataatgtcgtatcgcatgtcacccgtctaccggtgaaaaggtaaaatatttccgtacttttccgtacggaaaatgtccgcgtttttcattaacttcaaataattgtagaatgttccaaacaaaaaatattttaatgtaataactttaatatattaaattcaaacattgtttaaacggatatgtaacttttaaaattttaccgccgacggtttcgtcggaggaccgtctcaaaatgtatcagttttcgtgaaagtatgcatacttcttcatatattaaatagagggttggtccttgtctgagaagccatatcttcattacctgatgtccgattttaacaaatgataccttgttgcaaaggacaagtcagtacctagagaaaatAGGCCACgtctggttcgaacccggtcggctaggggtcaaagtcataggtcaaattccggtaatattctcaaaatatgaacttgtcagagcagtcaagacggtcctgaagacccaagcactaccttcactgagttcCGACGaggaagaacattgtttttaatattcgataAGGCagtactacttattaaaagaaatttcagtttgataccttacttctaacgcttttaataataaaatgaaattgatgaatttttcgaaaaaatgcgaccagGATTAGTCGAGGTATTTATTCAAGtgggtcgacgcacgacaatgcgatacgacattgtgaaattaatatatttcattgatatatttaggCAAAAATGATTCACAAATCAAGTTTAAATGCAACAATGATCCTAACTCCTGGAGTTAGAACCTTTGTTGCGTAACTCCATGGATTTAGAACCCTTGTTACATTAACATAATCGACaaatacaagatttttctttatataaaaaatgttataaatagtGCAGGATACCCGAAACTTTGtaatatgactgtttaaatagTATACAATCTACAGCTGCAATTATATTGGGAAATATCATATTTCaccgaaattttaaaaaagtgctTTTTCCCAACATTTTCACTaaatggagataggtaccttTTTGCACGAACTCCTTCAATTATTACGCCATTTTCatatatcatagatatatcttataattgtacttTAATATAAAGAAAGACTGTGAATTGGTTATCagatactgtaatatcgtatgacttgtactGGTGTCAAACATTGGCAATACGCGTaggatttaactaggtgtaaCTATttgatttctttaatatttcattttctatgtATATATAACATTGGGACCATGGTATAGTTGgtaatttcatacatttattataaactgGTTATTACAGTTTTTTCAATGGCCTTATAAGACTTAAGTTATatgtaactaaattatatgtactatatttcagaagaccttaaacaacattctaAAAAAATGTCCAATCAAGATGttagtgtaatacttggttttagatgtcatTGAGATAAATCAACAATTACGCtatgtttttaacatatttttattattcaaaattgcTAAAGTTTCGCGATCTTGCCATTCGCCATCGTTATCTAGCGCTTCGCATATCGTTAGAGAAATCGATGCATGAAGCGCGAAGCACCGTAGATCACGATGGCGAAACCGCGAACtactttaaacatgtatttaaagaaacatttttcagaatactgttttagttaaaaaaaaaaagataagggaAATACCTATATATAACGAAGTTGACGTAATGAAGACGTCTATACTGGAATGCTTTCCCTATGCAAGGTATCATTTTCAGATCTGGTACATTGTATCAGTATCTtgaaacttagcatgtctttgttgactagtcTTGTATTCAatttttggagttatggcaaatTCCTTGTAACAACTATCGTATATATACTTACAGACaatcttttgaatgatatacccaatcataatgatattttcaaagtgtgTAATCACGaaccatttgttttgaattaatacttgcacatattaaacataaattgatTGATGCAAATTAAAAAGAATATACAAAACTATCATTTCAGGTTTATATGAAGAAAGCCATGGTATAATAGCCAACAGTATGTACGATCCTTTATTTGATGACTATTTCAACAAAcgttcaaaacaaacaaaatggtggGACGGTGGAGAACCAATGTGGGTTACGGTTCGGAAACAAGGACTTAAAAGTGCTGTCCTCTTCTGGCCAGGCAACGAGTCGGAAATTAGAGGTATGAGACCGAACATTTACTCTGCTTATAACCATACAATGCCGTTTCAAACACGGGTAGATACCGCTATACGGTGGTTATCAAACGATATAGATCTTGCAATGTTGTATTTTGATGAGCCTGATAGTACAGGTCATCTCTTTGGACCAAATTCATCACAAGTCAGAGCTAAAGTGAAAGAAATGGATGATGTTTTAGGATACATTGTAAAACAGTTTGATCAAGCCAATCTATGGGAGACAGTAAATGTCATTGTTACAAGTGATCACGGTATGACGGAGGTAGATTACGCAACAAGACATGTTGACCTGTCTGAGCACATCGATATGAACGCAATTGACAAAATTCCAAGCACTGGACCAACTGCTAACATTCTACCTAAAGCTAACATGGATGATGCTATTATTCGTAACCTGACAAATGTGCCTCATGTCCAAGTATACCGTAAAGAAGACGTACCGGAACATTGGCATTATAGGAACCATAGGAGAATCTTACCTATTCTGGTCGTTGCTGATGAAGGATGGGTGGTTTTGAAGGTGAGGAGGAGACTTATTTTGTTATTAGATATATATAGAgagatatatatgaaaatataatgtttaacAAATGTACAGTGTTTTAATCAAATCGCGAGTATATGCTTTTTAGAGTGAGGCGAtcactgatgatgatgatgatgatgatgaaataatTGTTGGAAGTATAGATTTAGTAACAGGCTCTTTCGATATACTTCTGCAAATTCATCAGATGACTTTCAAGaaatatcctttcaatagtgttcaGCTGAGGTGTTGGACAAACAAGATTTTCACTATGTTTTATGTAGCCaaattatcaaagggccataactgcggtagttatttttttttaaatattgcatttGTAGTAACTATGAAGGTAAAACTATTGTAACAGTTGAAATCCATGAACATATTAAGAAATCGGAAGATCCAGATGATATAATCTTACAGATTCAAAATTCATATTGCACTTGGGTGGAAATCCAATTCCGTATTTCGTCTAACCTGGACTACTTGCATTAATTTTCATGACCCGGTAGGAAAATAGTTCTTTATTACAGAGACGTTAAATTGTCGAGTTTCCCtgaaattcaaataaaagtaGATGAAATTTTATAATGAAAGGGTCAAGATCTGTGATGTTTTCAGCTCTTGCAGATTTTAGAAGGCCTGTCACACCTGTAAGTTTGTGCACCTCAACTGAACCATGCCTGATAAAGtccacgagagccaaatacaaCAAGCCCAGATCAGGCTCCAATTATATCTAATCAAATATTTACTATTGTACAGGGACCTGAGGAATACAGTGAGCCCGACAGAGGAGCCCATGGGTACGATAACACTCTGATGTCAATGAAACCGATATTCTATGCACGCGGTCCTAACATAAAAGCAGGTTATGAGACCTTGCCATTTAATAACGTGGATATCTACCCGTTGATTTGTGAGTTACTGTGCATACGCCAAGCTCCAAACAACGGAACGTTAGCCAATACtgaaaattttattgtaaatgttgaTCAAGAGACATGTGCAGCCGACACATCAGGATCGTCATCAGCACTGTTTTCGTTGCCGGTCGTGATTCTGTGCCTTTTAATCAAACAAGAATTACAGGTACTTTGAAAATAGCTCAAAGTTGCGTGCAAAATGTTATTTGAATTCTTGTGACGTTATGACGTACCGTAAGGTTCCCGCACTTTGTTTAATActttatatgaaaaagaaaacagtccTGGAAGAAAGAAGTTTGTCTGAtcttatttttactattacttgTTGAATTATCAGAATATGGCATGCAAAAACAGAAGATTCAATCACTGGCTGTAGGTATGGAAGTTATTATCTGACTCTCGGATATCGGTTTATGCgataactcggcagagcctcgccacTTGAACAGTTACCCGCGAACCGGATATTCCCGTCTGCACCTATTACCAGTTAAAGAATCTTATAAGGTGCATCATACACAATTTTATATCCTAATtgcattttgttgtttaaaaacaacatACTCTCTGCATCCGTTTTCATTTACGATCAGTTATGTCAGCACAATGGAAGTATGTGCTTGTAAGTACATGATAAACGAATATATCTAAGGAAAGAATTGTCAATTTGTTTGGATTTTAGATTGTATTTCTTGTTGATTCAGTTAGTGTTTTATTGTGTTAGTGTGCGGTTTACACAACATGCCAGGCATTAAACAGTTTCAAGTTGTATCATTTACCCTTCACAGATGTAGCTAGACTattcaccacggcgtcggcgtcagcgtcagcgTCGGCGTAACACATTGGCTACGTTTTTCGCACCAGTCcacaatttgaaaaaaactttttagatAAAGCTCTGAAACTTTctacacttgtttaccatcaccatgtccagttttaggcaagaatcAAAGATTTTGGcagaaatatggccccttttagcTTATCAATGTTAATAAAGGTGTTCGTATCACgcatttatattttgtgtaaactggtCTTGGAAATTTCAACGTTACAATTTTTGTCctcgttttgtcaaaactatttgacacgtggctttgaaactttaacctcttgtttgtcatcatgatttccatctgtaggcaagagtaaataactctgtcaactattttggtaaaattatggccctttttggactttgaaattggtacAATATTTGTACAAGGCCTATTTGACAcctggctttgaaactttgaacacttattcATCGTCATGAATACCGTctttattcaaaagtatatataactctgtcaactattttggctgaattatggccttttttggactttgaaatcagtttaagttttcataccagtccatatttgcctaacctgtttcatatagctttgaaacttgtcCACCTGTTTACCACCATAGTCTGCATATATAAGCAACACTACATAACTAGGTTAATTACATTAGCACATATATCATATTTAATCTAAACTGTTTGATGTACAGTCAAATCTCGATATCTCGACTTCCTCGGGACCAAGGAAAATTGTGATATCGAAAAATCGAGTTTACCGAAGTAAGGTCAACTTAGGTCGGTAGGTTGGGTAATGAAGTTTTATGTTGATAAATATACggtttttagataaaaaaaacatgtattataaagCCGATGTTTTGTTACCTTGCATTGTTGAACCATTTCAGCAGTGCTGTCTCAACTTCTGGGAATTTTAATAGTCTGTTTTACCTAAATGTTTTGTTCTTCCTGTACTTACCATTCCGAAGGAAATATAGTGAATAAATTAGCCTTTCAAACATAATCTTACTTGAAATCATTATTTCCTTGCATAAAAGGAAATTGCATGGCTGAAATAAGTCAAAATGTTCCAAATGCTTAAATTGCGGCACAGGAGATAGAACTGCGCACTTTTGTGAAGTAATTtgcattttataatgttttatgtttgtaGCAACTCGGCATTTGATATGCTTTCAGATCAAGAGAGCATCGTGccgtttgttaaaaaaaaaaataaaaaaacatgaaagatGCAGTACGACACAGTATTTAACACGTCTGAAGTTGCGTTTGATTGGGCTTACAGTGAACAAGCACCAAGCACAATATACAAATTGAAATCTTACAAGAataacttgtttatattttttacattttttttcattgaaatacttCGGATTCAAATAATGGTGTATTTAGCATTTCAGACATGACCTcgtttaaatttagaaaaaaatcgttCATCGCATCTGAAAAGAAAATCACATGAATGACTTCATATAAGGAAAATCTCCCTTTCAAAACACAATGCAACAAGCAAACTCAAAACCAAATACCCGTGGTCCATCATAGCTTtattaaagtgtgtgtgtgtgtgtgtgtgtgtgtgtgtgtgtgtgtgttcgggtttaacgtctttttcaacaatttttcagtcatataaacgacggtgtctgcttgtagcagcgaggacaatgcccaactttatagtgctgccatTATTTCGAGCGTACGTGCCACGGCTTTATACCAAGCACTTTTTACTATCACTGAAATCTGATGAAGTGTTGGCAAAAAATTTCAAGCAGGGTTTATTCCCCTATAAATCTGCCTCCAGTAAAAAGAGGTAATTCTAAAGCGAAGAAAGTATTTTTTCCCAgttatgaatttaaaattcccaaacgAGTGTTACCTTTAAGGAATTTTGccgttttgaaattattttgctaatatgtatgtatatttggTCATTTAAACAACAattatactgttgaacaatttctgaaatacaatccattaata
The genomic region above belongs to Mercenaria mercenaria strain notata chromosome 12, MADL_Memer_1, whole genome shotgun sequence and contains:
- the LOC128547288 gene encoding bis(5'-adenosyl)-triphosphatase enpp4-like, yielding MARISSFVFLVVEMCCWWLINGNKVLLISMDGFRWDYINQVDTPNFDALAGKGTRAEYINGTFVTKTFPSHYTMATGLYEESHGIIANSMYDPLFDDYFNKRSKQTKWWDGGEPMWVTVRKQGLKSAVLFWPGNESEIRGMRPNIYSAYNHTMPFQTRVDTAIRWLSNDIDLAMLYFDEPDSTGHLFGPNSSQVRAKVKEMDDVLGYIVKQFDQANLWETVNVIVTSDHGMTEVDYATRHVDLSEHIDMNAIDKIPSTGPTANILPKANMDDAIIRNLTNVPHVQVYRKEDVPEHWHYRNHRRILPILVVADEGWVVLKGPEEYSEPDRGAHGYDNTLMSMKPIFYARGPNIKAGYETLPFNNVDIYPLICELLCIRQAPNNGTLANTENFIVNVDQETCAADTSGSSSALFSLPVVILCLLIKQELQVL